The genomic region TCGTCGGGCGGTGTTCGATGAACAAGTTGATGCAGTCTTGCAAGAGGTGTGCTTAGAGATTGAAAAGCGCTATGAGATCAAGTTCGTGGAAATCGGGGTAGACAAAGACCATGTGCCTTTTCTCGTGCAGTCGGTGCCAAGCTACAGTGTGACGAAACTGGTGACGATGCTCAAAAGCTTGACGGCACGTGAGGTGTTCAAGCGATGCCCTCAGGTGAAACGACAGCTGTGGGGTGGAGAGTTTTGGAGTGATGGCTACTTTGCCAGCACCGTCGGCAAACATGGTGATGAAAGCATGATTGCCAAATACGTTAAAGCTCAGGGCAACGACTATCTTCGGCTACATAGAGCTGAGCAATTGACTCTTTTTTGATGCTGATACCCCGCTGCTTGCGGCGGGGTAGTTCATGTGTGCCGGACATGTGTACACGCTAGGAGGTGAAAGTCCTCTCCCAACCTGATGGAGGTGAAGGGTAGTGAAGCGCAAGGGCGTTATCGCGAGGTAAGGTCTGAAGGAAGCGTGGAGCAAAGGTATGAGCCGACGAATAGAAACTGGATTAGAGGCGTGAAGGTGGGACGAGTGAGCATGAGATCACAAAGTCCATATCCATCAAGCACCGGCAACGTAAATCCGGCGGTTGTGTACCAAAAGTGTGTGAACTTACTCCGGGAGGTCTGCGGCACGTCCAAACGGACTAAGAGTAGAGCAATCTGCTCTGACCCTGACGCAGAAGTCAGCAGCGGACATAGTAGGCGAGGATCGCTGAAGGTCCAAACAATCGAGAGTGGTGAATAAGACCTGGAACCTATGAGTAATTCTAAAAGGCAGATAACTTCGCAAGGAGCGTCTCCTGCATTCGAGCAGGTGAAGCCTGGCTCGAATGCGGGAACGGCTGATTTACTCATAGCGGGACAGCCTTCCCAAAGCCCGATGTTTGATGCAGCGTTAATGGAGGAAATTTGTCAACGAAGTAACTTGCTCCCAGCGCTGAAGCGTGTGATGCAGAATCAAGGAGCCCCTGGGGTAGACGGAATGACCGTCGAGGAACTACCAAACTACCTCAAAGCTCACTGGCTCGACATCAAGGAACGTCTTCTTCATGGGGTTTACAGACCACAACCAGTTAGGAAGGTGGCAATCCCAAAACTGAATGGTATGGGAGTTCGCCAACTTTGCATTCCCACTGTATTAGATCGCCTGATTCAGCAGGCAACTTTGCAGGTTCTGCAAGCAAAGTGGGATAGAAGCTTCTCTGAACACAGCTACGGATTTCGCCCTCGGCGGTCGGCCCATCAAGCCGTAGCACAAGCGCAAAGCTATCTCAAGGCAGGGTATGAATGGGTGGTTGACCTCGATCTGGAGAAATTCTTCGACCGAGTGAATCATGACCGCCTCTTGAGTGTCCTGGCACAACGGATTAGCGATGCCCGAGTGCTTCAATTAATCCGAGCGTATCTAAAAGCTGGCGTTTTAGAGAATGGTTTAGTGAGTCCTCGCCATGAAGGAGCCGCCCAAGGTGGACCGCTTTCGCCATTCCTGTCCAATGTTGTTTTAGATGAATTGGACAAGGAATTAGAGAGACGAGGGCACCAGTTTGTGCGCTACGGGGATGATTGCAACATTTATGTGTGCAGTCAACGAGCCGGAGAACGAGTGATGGCGAGCATTAGCCGATTCATCACCCATCGCCTCAAGCTCAAGATTAATCAGAGCAAGAGTGCGGTGGCTCGCCCTCATGAGCGCAAGTTTCTGGGATTCAGCTTCACAGCAAGCGGAGGACTGCATCGACGGAAAGTGGCTAATGAAGCCATTCGGCGATTCAAGCAACGAGTGCGGCAATTGACTCGCCGGACTCGAAGTGTGAACTGGCAGGAACGGATAGCCGAGTTATCCCAATACCTGCGAGGATGGAAAGCCTACTTTGAATTTGCCGAAACCATCCGGCAATTCAAAGACCTCGATAGCTGGATTCGTCGTCGATTGCGTTGTGCATTGTGGAAACAATGGAAAAC from Trichocoleus sp. FACHB-46 harbors:
- the tnpA gene encoding IS200/IS605 family transposase, coding for MHKSHNVTVLLYHLVFPAKYRRAVFDEQVDAVLQEVCLEIEKRYEIKFVEIGVDKDHVPFLVQSVPSYSVTKLVTMLKSLTAREVFKRCPQVKRQLWGGEFWSDGYFASTVGKHGDESMIAKYVKAQGNDYLRLHRAEQLTLF
- the ltrA gene encoding group II intron reverse transcriptase/maturase; this translates as MSNSKRQITSQGASPAFEQVKPGSNAGTADLLIAGQPSQSPMFDAALMEEICQRSNLLPALKRVMQNQGAPGVDGMTVEELPNYLKAHWLDIKERLLHGVYRPQPVRKVAIPKLNGMGVRQLCIPTVLDRLIQQATLQVLQAKWDRSFSEHSYGFRPRRSAHQAVAQAQSYLKAGYEWVVDLDLEKFFDRVNHDRLLSVLAQRISDARVLQLIRAYLKAGVLENGLVSPRHEGAAQGGPLSPFLSNVVLDELDKELERRGHQFVRYGDDCNIYVCSQRAGERVMASISRFITHRLKLKINQSKSAVARPHERKFLGFSFTASGGLHRRKVANEAIRRFKQRVRQLTRRTRSVNWQERIAELSQYLRGWKAYFEFAETIRQFKDLDSWIRRRLRCALWKQWKTYRRRKRELIALGVPPLLAHTTAWSNKGPWRICHTPGVQLALSNDYFNRQGLPKLND